From a single Kitasatospora azatica KCTC 9699 genomic region:
- a CDS encoding AfsR/SARP family transcriptional regulator, whose protein sequence is MRFAVLGPVTVSRGGVPIPIRAPMARSLLAALLLNANRSVPIHQLLIALWGDRPPATATASLHNHVMRLRRTLGAADGVDPVQRTPDGYLIAVRPGQLDLQDFAEQCRLGQEAVAAGRWSEAAGRWSEAAEVLSAALALWRGEPLSDVPGVGIDPARLEGLREARLQAVERLADVRLRLGQYHRVIAELRPVVREHPWVEVLHGQLMRALYGAGRQADALEVYRELRRELANELGIEPSAAIRALHQRILDSALEVVGPPPAEVSAGVAAQVAAQVGAQIGAQVRTPAGPPRLVPRQLPLVTRYFTGRIAELKSLAQSMEESDETGAGARITTITGTAGIGKTTLALHWAHQAAERFPDGQLYVNLRGFDPSSRPMTAEQAVRGFLDALGTAPERMPRTLETQTALYRSLVAGRRLLVVLDNARDAEQVRPLLPGSATCPVLVTSRNRLAGLVAVEGAHPLSLDLLSHPEAADLLARRLGPETMARESAAVAELIESCARLPLALGVAAARLAMNPTFPVADLLTRLADLHDRLTTLNGGDSATDVRAVFSWSYEQLSSPAARLFRLLSVHPGPDLSLTVAARISDLTTGQARAALDELTDAHLLTEHQPGRFLSHDLLRAYAGELARELDGDRQRRAATERMLDHCLHTAYAAERLISPARDPIELAPACPGGSAEQLLTAAQAMDWCDAEYRVLLAAGPAAAEAGFDTHAWQIPWATMTYLLRRGRRHDVRAGQFAALAAARRLDDRRGQALAHRHLGQVCRSLGDHELARTHLLQALELEGELNSPSGQATVLHSLAIWYEQAGGHQQALDHAQRALELYRAAGHRPGQARLLNAVGWYHSLLGNHQQALTDCRAALTLLRESGDRYSEACTLGSLGHAHWQTGDAEQAVASYRQALELHRELGSRPQQALVLTELGDVQQGSGEHGAARQSWQAALAILTELGHPDAEQVRARLAR, encoded by the coding sequence ATGAGGTTCGCGGTGCTCGGACCGGTGACGGTCTCGCGCGGCGGTGTGCCGATTCCGATCCGTGCGCCGATGGCGCGCAGCCTGCTGGCGGCACTGCTGCTGAACGCCAACCGGTCGGTGCCGATCCACCAGCTGCTCATCGCGCTGTGGGGCGACCGGCCGCCCGCCACCGCGACGGCCTCGCTGCACAACCACGTGATGCGGCTGCGTCGCACCCTCGGGGCCGCGGACGGCGTCGATCCGGTCCAGCGGACGCCCGACGGCTATCTGATCGCGGTTCGGCCCGGGCAGCTCGACCTGCAGGACTTCGCCGAGCAGTGCCGGCTCGGTCAGGAAGCCGTGGCGGCGGGGCGTTGGTCCGAGGCGGCGGGGCGTTGGTCCGAGGCGGCGGAGGTGCTGTCGGCAGCGCTGGCGCTCTGGCGTGGCGAGCCGCTCAGTGATGTGCCCGGCGTGGGAATCGACCCGGCCCGCCTCGAGGGGCTGCGCGAGGCCCGGTTGCAGGCCGTCGAGCGGCTGGCCGATGTGCGGCTGCGGTTGGGCCAGTACCACCGGGTGATCGCCGAGCTGCGGCCGGTGGTGCGTGAGCATCCCTGGGTCGAGGTGCTGCACGGGCAGTTGATGCGGGCGCTGTACGGTGCCGGCCGGCAGGCCGACGCGCTGGAGGTCTACCGGGAGCTGCGGCGGGAGCTGGCGAACGAGCTCGGGATCGAGCCGTCCGCCGCGATCCGCGCGCTGCACCAGCGCATCCTGGACTCCGCGCTGGAGGTGGTCGGGCCGCCGCCGGCCGAGGTCAGTGCCGGGGTCGCGGCCCAGGTGGCGGCCCAGGTCGGGGCTCAGATCGGGGCCCAGGTCCGGACGCCCGCCGGGCCGCCTCGGCTGGTGCCCCGCCAGTTGCCCCTGGTCACCCGGTACTTCACGGGCCGGATCGCGGAGCTGAAGTCCTTGGCCCAGTCCATGGAGGAGAGCGACGAGACCGGGGCCGGCGCCCGGATCACCACGATCACCGGCACCGCTGGGATCGGCAAGACCACCCTGGCCCTGCACTGGGCCCATCAGGCGGCCGAGCGCTTCCCGGACGGGCAGCTGTACGTCAACCTGCGCGGCTTCGACCCGAGCAGTCGGCCGATGACCGCCGAGCAGGCGGTGCGCGGGTTCCTCGACGCGCTCGGCACGGCGCCCGAGCGGATGCCGCGCACGCTGGAGACGCAGACCGCGCTCTACCGCAGCCTGGTCGCCGGGCGTCGGCTGCTGGTGGTGCTGGACAACGCCCGGGACGCCGAACAGGTCCGCCCGCTGCTGCCCGGCAGCGCGACCTGCCCGGTGCTGGTGACCAGTCGCAACCGGCTGGCGGGCCTGGTGGCGGTCGAGGGCGCGCACCCGCTGTCGCTGGACCTGCTCAGCCATCCCGAGGCCGCCGACCTGCTGGCCCGCCGGCTCGGCCCCGAGACGATGGCCAGGGAGTCGGCCGCGGTCGCCGAGCTGATCGAGTCCTGCGCCCGGCTCCCGCTGGCGCTGGGCGTGGCGGCCGCGCGCCTGGCGATGAACCCGACCTTCCCCGTCGCCGATCTGCTGACCCGGCTCGCCGACCTGCACGACCGCCTGACGACACTGAACGGGGGCGACAGCGCCACCGACGTACGGGCCGTGTTCTCCTGGTCCTACGAGCAGCTGAGCAGCCCGGCCGCCCGGCTGTTCCGGCTGCTCAGCGTGCATCCCGGCCCGGACCTCTCGCTGACCGTCGCCGCCCGGATCTCCGACCTGACGACCGGCCAGGCACGTGCGGCCCTGGACGAGCTGACGGACGCCCACCTGCTGACCGAGCACCAGCCCGGCCGGTTCCTCAGCCACGACCTGCTGCGCGCCTACGCGGGCGAGCTGGCCCGCGAACTGGACGGCGACCGGCAGCGCCGGGCCGCCACCGAGCGGATGCTCGACCACTGCCTGCACACCGCGTACGCGGCGGAGCGGCTGATCAGCCCGGCCCGCGACCCGATCGAGCTGGCACCGGCCTGCCCCGGCGGGTCGGCGGAACAGCTGCTGACCGCCGCGCAGGCGATGGACTGGTGCGACGCCGAGTACCGGGTGCTGCTGGCCGCCGGTCCGGCGGCGGCCGAGGCCGGCTTCGACACCCACGCCTGGCAGATCCCCTGGGCCACCATGACCTACCTGCTGCGGCGCGGCCGCCGGCACGACGTACGGGCCGGCCAGTTCGCCGCGCTGGCGGCGGCCCGCCGGTTGGACGACCGGCGCGGCCAGGCGCTGGCCCACCGCCACCTCGGCCAGGTCTGCCGCAGCCTGGGCGACCACGAACTCGCCCGCACCCACCTGCTGCAGGCGCTCGAGCTGGAGGGTGAGCTGAACAGCCCCAGCGGCCAGGCGACCGTCCTGCACAGCCTCGCCATCTGGTACGAGCAGGCGGGCGGCCACCAGCAGGCCCTCGACCACGCGCAGCGCGCCCTGGAGCTGTACCGGGCCGCCGGTCACCGGCCCGGGCAGGCCAGACTGCTCAACGCCGTGGGCTGGTACCACTCGCTGCTCGGCAACCACCAGCAGGCGCTCACCGACTGCCGGGCGGCGTTGACGCTGCTGCGGGAGAGCGGCGACCGCTACAGCGAGGCCTGCACCCTGGGCAGCCTCGGCCACGCCCACTGGCAGACCGGGGACGCCGAACAGGCCGTCGCGTCCTACCGACAGGCCCTCGAACTGCACCGGGAACTCGGCTCCCGCCCGCAGCAGGCCCTGGTCCTGACCGAGCTCGGCGACGTCCAGCAGGGCAGCGGCGAGCACGGCGCGGCCCGGCAGAGCTGGCAGGCGGCGCTGGCGATCCTCACCGAGCTCGGCCACCCCGATGCCGAACAGGTCCGCGCCAGACTCGCCCGCTGA
- a CDS encoding ArsR/SmtB family transcription factor, whose product MSTGAHLAGAHGSQQQGDGERLEVAAAVLALLADRTRLALLQRLGAGEADVTTLTEACGAARPSVSQHLAKLRLAGLVATRKDGRRVVYSLRHGHLRRLVDEALSVADHQIGALPPHD is encoded by the coding sequence ATGAGCACAGGCGCGCACCTGGCAGGTGCACACGGTTCGCAGCAGCAGGGCGACGGCGAACGGCTGGAGGTCGCCGCCGCCGTGCTCGCGCTGCTCGCGGACCGCACCCGCCTCGCGCTGCTGCAGCGGCTCGGTGCCGGGGAGGCCGACGTCACCACGCTGACCGAGGCCTGCGGCGCCGCCCGCCCGTCGGTCAGCCAGCACCTCGCCAAGCTGCGCCTGGCCGGGCTGGTCGCCACCCGCAAGGACGGTCGACGGGTCGTCTACTCGCTGCGCCACGGCCATCTGCGGCGCCTGGTCGACGAGGCACTCAGCGTGGCCGACCACCAGATCGGCGCGCTGCCGCCGCACGACTGA
- a CDS encoding nitric oxide synthase oxygenase — protein MCSSSWGGCPADWSAIVPAASGSTTPVWQRRYEPTRALPNFTPHPAPWDACG, from the coding sequence CTGTGCAGCAGCTCCTGGGGCGGCTGCCCGGCCGACTGGTCCGCGATCGTCCCGGCCGCCAGCGGATCGACCACACCGGTCTGGCAGCGCCGCTACGAGCCGACCCGGGCGCTGCCCAACTTCACTCCCCACCCGGCGCCCTGGGACGCCTGCGGCTAG
- a CDS encoding glutamate synthase subunit beta, which yields MPDPLSFLHTPRAERARRAVSERVGDWAEVYRPHSLLPIVGGQAERCMDCGLPFCHRACPLGNLIPEWNQLVAAEDWRAAAHRLAATNNFPEFTGRLCPAPCESACVLAIDGDPVTIKNIELAIADRAWADGYEAPCPPEYRTGRRVAVVGSGPAGLAAAQQLTRAGHTVTVYERDERPGGLLRYGIPDFRLEKHRLDRRIDQLRAEGTVFRTGVAVGEDLPADRLRAECDALVIAAGAPAWRELPVPGREFDGIRQAMEYLPPANRAAAGELADSPLSAQGQRVVVIGGGDTAADCVGTAIRQRARQIQQVDINARPPSDRSAAHPWPVHPKVYRSTTSHEEADALRTPAGEIRTFAATTVGFQGDADGRVTAVRLARAAPGTREPLAGTETALDADLVLLALGFSGPEADSPMLEQLGLPLAPRGTLARDRSFASPVEGVFVAGDAGRGQSLIVWAIAEGRSAAAAVHRYLTGSDELPASVTAEDLAVTPED from the coding sequence ATGCCCGATCCGCTGTCCTTCCTCCACACTCCCCGCGCGGAGCGCGCCCGGCGCGCGGTCTCCGAGCGGGTGGGCGACTGGGCCGAGGTCTACCGGCCGCACAGCCTGCTGCCGATCGTCGGCGGGCAGGCCGAGCGCTGCATGGACTGCGGGCTGCCGTTCTGCCACCGGGCCTGCCCGCTGGGCAACCTGATCCCGGAGTGGAACCAGCTGGTCGCCGCCGAGGACTGGCGGGCCGCCGCGCACCGGCTGGCGGCCACCAACAACTTCCCCGAGTTCACCGGGCGGCTCTGCCCCGCGCCCTGCGAGAGTGCCTGCGTGCTGGCGATCGACGGCGATCCGGTGACCATCAAGAACATCGAGCTGGCGATCGCCGACCGCGCCTGGGCGGACGGCTACGAGGCGCCGTGCCCGCCGGAGTACCGCACCGGGCGGAGGGTGGCGGTGGTCGGCTCCGGACCGGCCGGCCTGGCCGCCGCCCAGCAGCTGACCCGGGCCGGGCACACCGTGACGGTGTACGAGCGGGACGAACGCCCCGGCGGGCTGCTGCGCTACGGCATCCCCGACTTCCGGTTGGAGAAGCACCGACTGGACCGGCGGATCGACCAACTCCGCGCCGAGGGCACCGTGTTCCGCACCGGCGTGGCGGTCGGCGAGGACCTGCCGGCCGACCGGCTCCGCGCCGAGTGCGACGCGCTGGTGATCGCGGCCGGCGCCCCGGCCTGGCGCGAACTCCCGGTGCCGGGCCGCGAGTTCGATGGTATTCGGCAGGCCATGGAGTACCTGCCGCCGGCCAACCGGGCGGCCGCCGGCGAACTCGCCGACTCCCCGCTGAGCGCACAGGGGCAACGGGTGGTGGTGATCGGCGGCGGCGACACCGCGGCCGACTGCGTGGGGACGGCGATCCGGCAGCGGGCCCGGCAGATCCAGCAGGTCGACATCAACGCCCGGCCGCCGAGCGACCGTTCCGCCGCCCACCCCTGGCCGGTGCACCCGAAGGTCTACCGCAGCACCACCTCCCACGAGGAGGCGGACGCGCTACGCACCCCGGCCGGCGAGATCCGGACCTTCGCGGCCACCACCGTCGGTTTCCAGGGCGACGCCGACGGACGGGTCACCGCCGTCCGGCTGGCCCGGGCCGCACCCGGGACCCGGGAGCCGCTGGCGGGCACCGAGACCGCGCTGGACGCCGACCTCGTGCTGCTGGCGCTCGGCTTCTCCGGCCCCGAAGCCGACTCCCCGATGCTCGAGCAGCTCGGCCTCCCGCTGGCCCCCCGCGGCACCCTGGCCCGCGACCGCTCCTTCGCCTCCCCTGTCGAAGGCGTCTTCGTCGCGGGCGACGCCGGCCGCGGCCAGTCCCTGATCGTCTGGGCCATAGCCGAGGGCCGCTCCGCGGCAGCCGCCGTCCACCGCTACCTCACCGGGAGCGACGAACTTCCGGCATCGGTCACGGCGGAGGACCTCGCCGTCACGCCCGAGGACTGA
- a CDS encoding MFS transporter: MLSVLRNRTYRHLFTAQVVALVGTGLATVALSLLAYRIAGADASAVLGTALAIKMIAYVAIAPVIGAVADRIPRRALLVSMDLTRAGVALTLPFVTQVWQIYLLIFLLQSASAAFTPTFQATVPEVLPAERDYTQALSMTRIAYDLESLFSPALAAALLAVVPYGWLFAGTTIGFLASAALVASVALPRPAPVERSGSGYAKAAFGTRLFWATPRLRALLTLDLAVAAAGAIVFVNTVVLVRDHFHRPAGAVSLALGAYGAGSMLAALLLPRALRRLSDRAVMLPAAFALPLILAAVAALTAAGPSGWSWSALLAAWAAIGAACSAVLTPGGRVLRRSTGEADLPAAFAAQFSLSHSCWLLTYPLAGWLAAGAGLPLTAVVLGALALAATVAATACWPARDPAALQHVHTDLPADHPHLTDAHPAAQGWLHGHTYVIDQHHHRWPAPRRTARTG; encoded by the coding sequence ATGCTGTCCGTACTGCGCAACCGCACCTACCGGCACCTGTTCACCGCCCAGGTCGTCGCCCTGGTCGGCACCGGCCTCGCCACCGTGGCGCTGAGCCTGCTGGCCTACCGGATCGCCGGGGCCGACGCCTCCGCCGTGCTGGGCACCGCGCTGGCGATCAAGATGATCGCCTACGTCGCGATCGCCCCCGTGATCGGCGCCGTCGCCGACCGAATACCGCGCCGCGCCCTGCTGGTGTCGATGGACCTCACCCGCGCCGGGGTCGCGCTCACCCTGCCGTTCGTCACCCAGGTCTGGCAGATCTACCTGCTGATCTTCCTGCTGCAGTCCGCCTCGGCGGCCTTCACCCCCACCTTCCAGGCCACCGTGCCCGAAGTCCTGCCCGCCGAGCGCGACTACACCCAGGCCCTGTCGATGACCCGGATCGCCTACGACCTGGAGAGCCTGTTCAGTCCCGCGCTGGCCGCCGCCCTGCTGGCCGTGGTCCCGTACGGCTGGCTGTTCGCCGGCACCACGATCGGCTTCCTGGCCTCGGCCGCCCTGGTCGCCTCCGTCGCGCTGCCCCGGCCGGCTCCGGTCGAGCGCTCCGGCAGCGGCTACGCCAAGGCCGCCTTCGGCACCCGCCTGTTCTGGGCCACACCACGGCTGCGGGCACTGCTCACCCTGGACCTGGCGGTCGCGGCCGCCGGCGCGATCGTCTTCGTCAACACCGTGGTGCTGGTCCGCGACCACTTCCACCGGCCCGCCGGCGCCGTCTCGCTGGCCCTGGGCGCGTACGGGGCGGGCTCGATGCTCGCGGCCCTGCTGCTGCCTCGGGCGCTGCGCCGCCTGAGCGACCGCGCGGTGATGCTGCCGGCTGCCTTCGCCCTGCCGCTGATCCTCGCCGCCGTCGCCGCGCTCACCGCCGCCGGCCCGAGCGGCTGGTCCTGGTCCGCGCTGCTGGCGGCCTGGGCCGCGATCGGCGCCGCCTGCTCCGCCGTCCTCACGCCCGGCGGCCGGGTGCTGCGCCGCTCCACCGGCGAGGCCGACCTGCCCGCCGCGTTCGCCGCCCAGTTCTCGCTCTCGCACAGCTGCTGGCTGCTCACCTACCCCCTGGCCGGTTGGCTCGCCGCCGGCGCAGGCCTGCCGCTCACCGCCGTCGTCCTGGGCGCCCTCGCGCTGGCCGCCACGGTGGCCGCCACCGCCTGCTGGCCGGCCCGCGACCCCGCCGCCCTCCAGCACGTCCACACCGACCTCCCCGCCGACCACCCCCACCTCACCGACGCGCACCCCGCCGCACAGGGCTGGCTGCACGGCCACACCTACGTCATCGACCAGCACCACCACCGCTGGCCGGCACCCCGCCGCACGGCCCGGACGGGGTAG
- a CDS encoding RICIN domain-containing protein, translated as MTRRKAAHGRRSRRIPMLTAVAATAAVIAGAIGINAATGSSDTRPATASADLGQAAAGQASASAAVGKAAASAAVGKAAAGKTGPAPSPAAGPQHKDTPTPPPAAPKSDPARGMVYSGLVVASKDDPCAGVYRTSAAGLCTHGPDQAPQGVDIHATVTPAVAAVAPTPSLQGNAQPPTADDLLKGAPPVLNALTAAEAGPSAAAAPAPAASGSAAAAGSTVACDGDGTTGNRVQVLYVHGPGQDRYAQYLASFKKWAADVDVIYNASAQQTGGTRHVRFVTDADCTAQVLDVELPDSALTEFGATNDALAGKGFNHRDRKYMMFADAQVYCGIGTFMGDERPGQDNLSNFGPSYGRSDSGCWSGHVAAHELGHNLGAVNNSAPYSSKAGHCTVTWDLMCYSDAPYYPQMQELCHDQAQQDRLDCTKDDYFNTSPKPGSYLSSHWNVANNRFLIAGDGTGPNPNPSPTANPSPTAKPSPTAKPSPSPSPSRTGGPSTGPDVTISQITQNSALLSWPQVDSAADYQILLNGRAIGTVRSTVVRLVSLQPDTAYQIAVAVRDQSGRVSQPGATATLHTLPSQSTTNPATPYVMTNSLTGQAADMWGGSSNNGDVLIAYQPTGYGNQQWLFEDAGGGYLRIKNVQSGKCLQAGGSLTPGQFVFQQPCGTSDAQAWQLTDSGSGHTLTAKGSTLVLGASNRWYYGGWLLELQQPTGQAYQNWTIQPAS; from the coding sequence ATGACTCGCAGGAAAGCGGCACACGGACGCCGGAGCCGCCGGATACCGATGCTCACCGCCGTGGCGGCGACGGCGGCCGTGATCGCCGGCGCCATCGGCATCAACGCGGCGACCGGTAGCTCGGACACCCGCCCCGCCACCGCCTCGGCCGATCTGGGCCAGGCGGCCGCCGGGCAGGCCTCCGCCTCGGCGGCGGTCGGCAAGGCCGCCGCCTCGGCGGCGGTCGGCAAGGCCGCCGCCGGGAAGACCGGCCCCGCGCCGTCACCGGCGGCCGGACCGCAGCACAAGGACACGCCGACCCCGCCGCCCGCGGCGCCGAAGAGTGACCCGGCGCGCGGCATGGTCTACTCCGGGCTGGTCGTCGCGAGCAAGGACGACCCCTGTGCCGGTGTCTACCGGACCTCCGCCGCCGGGCTGTGCACCCACGGACCGGACCAGGCGCCGCAGGGCGTGGACATCCACGCGACCGTCACACCGGCCGTGGCCGCGGTCGCGCCGACGCCTTCGCTCCAGGGCAACGCCCAACCACCCACCGCGGACGACCTGCTGAAGGGCGCACCGCCCGTTCTCAACGCCCTGACCGCCGCCGAAGCCGGACCGAGCGCCGCAGCCGCCCCCGCCCCGGCCGCTTCCGGCAGCGCGGCCGCCGCCGGCTCCACGGTGGCTTGCGACGGCGACGGGACCACCGGCAACCGGGTGCAGGTGCTGTACGTGCACGGCCCGGGACAGGACCGGTACGCCCAGTACCTGGCCTCGTTCAAGAAGTGGGCGGCCGACGTCGACGTCATCTACAACGCGAGCGCGCAGCAGACCGGCGGCACCCGGCACGTCCGGTTCGTCACCGACGCCGACTGCACGGCCCAGGTGCTCGACGTCGAGCTGCCGGACTCGGCGCTGACCGAGTTCGGCGCCACCAACGACGCGTTGGCGGGCAAGGGCTTCAACCACCGCGACCGCAAGTACATGATGTTCGCCGACGCGCAGGTGTACTGCGGCATCGGCACCTTCATGGGCGACGAGCGGCCCGGCCAGGACAACCTGAGCAACTTCGGTCCCTCGTACGGCCGCAGCGACTCCGGCTGCTGGAGCGGCCATGTCGCGGCGCACGAACTCGGGCACAACCTGGGCGCGGTGAACAACAGCGCCCCCTACTCCAGCAAGGCCGGGCACTGCACGGTCACCTGGGACCTGATGTGCTACTCGGACGCGCCCTACTACCCCCAGATGCAGGAGCTCTGCCACGACCAGGCCCAGCAGGACCGGCTGGACTGCACCAAGGACGACTACTTCAACACCAGTCCCAAGCCGGGTAGTTACCTGTCCTCGCACTGGAACGTGGCGAACAACCGGTTCCTGATCGCGGGCGACGGCACCGGTCCGAACCCGAACCCGTCTCCCACGGCGAACCCGTCGCCCACCGCGAAGCCGTCGCCCACCGCGAAGCCGAGCCCCAGCCCGAGCCCGAGCCGGACCGGCGGCCCGAGCACCGGCCCCGATGTGACGATCAGTCAGATCACCCAGAACTCGGCGCTGCTCAGCTGGCCGCAGGTCGACTCCGCCGCCGACTACCAGATCCTGCTGAACGGGCGGGCGATCGGCACCGTCCGCTCGACCGTGGTGCGGCTGGTCTCGCTCCAGCCGGACACCGCGTACCAGATCGCCGTGGCGGTCCGTGACCAGAGCGGCCGCGTCTCGCAGCCCGGCGCCACGGCCACGCTGCACACGCTGCCCTCGCAGAGCACCACCAACCCGGCCACGCCCTACGTGATGACCAACTCCCTCACCGGGCAGGCGGCGGACATGTGGGGCGGGTCCAGCAACAACGGTGACGTGCTGATCGCCTACCAGCCCACCGGCTACGGCAACCAGCAGTGGCTCTTCGAGGACGCGGGCGGCGGCTACCTGCGGATCAAGAACGTGCAGTCCGGCAAGTGCCTCCAGGCGGGCGGCTCGCTGACGCCGGGTCAGTTCGTCTTCCAGCAGCCGTGCGGCACCTCGGACGCGCAGGCCTGGCAGCTGACCGACAGCGGCAGCGGCCACACCCTCACCGCCAAGGGCTCCACCCTGGTGCTCGGCGCCAGCAACCGCTGGTACTACGGCGGTTGGCTGCTGGAGCTGCAGCAGCCCACCGGCCAGGCGTACCAGAACTGGACCATTCAGCCGGCCTCCTGA
- a CDS encoding copper resistance D family protein, translated as MTLAHLAGTAAYATPPLWRILTKSGYFVGLSGALGATVTYAAAVRPALRAPASERADVEVLRRRTARYLAWAGVVLAVAGYFQLAGRVARARKGLPFGDALAPGRIWDFLRAPAAKGSWVAQGTIYLVQNAVLLLACLVLIALFVPRARRQLDALALTALPLVLAVSLIAAVPAVAPKDADHVLDPLFDQVHIVSGTVWLGGLALLAALAAARGRLTANAGLLWADLWRRFSLVALVCVGAVLTSGLWMSWKHVGGIGQLWTTTYGLFLFVKIALVLGMVAAGGVNQFWLMPRIEQARRADSSASLLHLTLRHFPKVVWAEVALGVGVLAVVPFLGGSARAEAGSPAPVTNGSILAVGAALVLTLAASLFITVRTSDALSRRAGQGEAEAGQSSGVTARSSAVTDAGSSSLPVR; from the coding sequence ATGACTCTCGCTCATCTGGCCGGTACGGCCGCCTATGCCACGCCTCCGCTCTGGCGGATCCTGACCAAGTCGGGCTACTTCGTCGGCCTGTCGGGAGCCCTCGGAGCCACCGTGACCTACGCGGCGGCGGTCCGCCCGGCGCTGCGCGCACCGGCGAGCGAGCGCGCCGACGTCGAGGTTCTGCGTCGGCGGACGGCGCGGTACCTGGCCTGGGCCGGGGTCGTGCTGGCGGTCGCCGGCTACTTCCAGCTCGCCGGCCGCGTGGCCCGGGCCCGCAAGGGCCTGCCGTTCGGCGACGCACTGGCGCCGGGGCGGATCTGGGACTTCCTGCGAGCACCGGCCGCGAAGGGCAGCTGGGTGGCGCAGGGCACGATCTACCTGGTCCAGAACGCCGTCCTGCTGCTCGCCTGCCTCGTGCTGATCGCGCTGTTCGTCCCACGGGCCCGACGCCAGCTCGACGCGCTTGCGCTGACCGCGCTGCCGCTGGTGCTCGCGGTGTCGCTGATCGCCGCGGTACCCGCCGTCGCGCCCAAGGACGCGGACCACGTGCTCGACCCGCTCTTCGACCAGGTCCACATCGTCAGCGGCACGGTCTGGCTCGGCGGGCTGGCCCTGCTCGCCGCCCTCGCCGCCGCCCGCGGTCGGCTGACCGCGAACGCCGGCCTGCTCTGGGCCGACCTCTGGCGGCGCTTCAGCCTGGTCGCCCTGGTCTGCGTCGGCGCGGTGCTCACCTCGGGCCTGTGGATGAGCTGGAAGCACGTCGGCGGCATCGGCCAGCTGTGGACGACCACCTACGGACTCTTCCTGTTCGTCAAGATCGCGCTGGTCCTCGGCATGGTCGCGGCCGGCGGCGTCAACCAGTTCTGGCTGATGCCCCGCATCGAACAGGCCCGCCGCGCCGACTCCAGCGCCTCGCTGCTGCACCTGACGCTGCGCCACTTCCCGAAGGTGGTCTGGGCCGAGGTCGCCCTCGGTGTCGGCGTACTGGCCGTCGTCCCCTTCCTCGGCGGCTCCGCCCGTGCCGAGGCGGGCAGCCCGGCGCCGGTCACCAACGGCAGCATCCTGGCCGTGGGCGCCGCGCTGGTCCTCACCCTCGCGGCCTCGCTCTTCATCACGGTCAGGACCTCCGACGCCTTGTCCCGGCGGGCCGGGCAGGGTGAGGCCGAAGCCGGTCAGTCCTCGGGCGTGACGGCGAGGTCCTCCGCCGTGACCGATGCCGGAAGTTCGTCGCTCCCGGTGAGGTAG
- a CDS encoding ABC transporter substrate-binding protein, giving the protein MTRWIRPGSATAALALLPALLATSACGDSADAAATEYTVMTWSPSGTGGFDRPGVTALAEEIGKDVNAKGGLDGHRLRVITCNEHNTVEGGTACVRQAVAEKVVAVVGSYSLNSDSLLPGLEAAKIPYLGGYGLSNAEFRSPLSYPVAGGTPTLIAGNGRQLVAAGCHTIALVRPDTKAGDTLTGYLGSALKPEGVKLVDVKVSEKTPDYGDAARKALGDDRPGTCASDALAPEQSVKLLDAYRQLGPKHTLLGAVIGSVPQSVLGPMGGDGGPLNNAYVAGWYPPASSRAWDALRAASSGDSRIDVSDLAAQTTWVAYQVFLQAAERLRAAGTPLTSQSLRDLLDSGDSLRTGGVTPSLSWGEMLPSAESPRLVNTWVTYQQVKASQLTEQQSGFLDVRWVLTGGRPPQ; this is encoded by the coding sequence ATGACCAGGTGGATCCGGCCGGGGAGCGCAACCGCTGCGCTGGCGCTACTCCCCGCGCTGCTCGCGACCTCCGCCTGCGGGGATTCGGCGGATGCCGCCGCCACGGAGTACACGGTGATGACCTGGTCCCCATCCGGCACCGGCGGGTTCGACCGGCCCGGGGTGACGGCGCTGGCCGAGGAGATCGGCAAGGACGTGAACGCCAAGGGCGGGCTGGACGGCCACCGGCTGCGGGTGATCACCTGCAACGAGCACAACACGGTCGAGGGTGGCACCGCCTGCGTGCGACAGGCGGTGGCCGAGAAGGTGGTCGCCGTGGTCGGCTCGTACAGCCTGAACAGCGACAGCCTGCTGCCCGGTCTGGAGGCGGCCAAGATCCCCTACCTCGGCGGCTACGGCCTGTCCAACGCCGAGTTCCGCAGCCCGCTCTCGTACCCGGTGGCCGGCGGCACCCCGACGCTGATCGCCGGGAACGGCCGCCAGCTGGTCGCGGCCGGCTGCCACACGATCGCGCTGGTCCGCCCCGACACCAAGGCCGGTGACACGCTCACCGGTTACCTCGGCAGCGCGCTGAAGCCGGAGGGGGTCAAGCTGGTGGACGTCAAGGTCAGCGAGAAGACCCCCGACTACGGCGACGCGGCCCGCAAGGCGCTCGGCGACGACCGCCCGGGCACCTGCGCGAGCGATGCGCTGGCCCCCGAGCAGAGCGTGAAGCTGCTCGACGCCTACCGCCAACTTGGCCCCAAGCACACACTGTTGGGCGCGGTGATCGGCAGCGTCCCGCAGTCGGTGCTCGGGCCGATGGGCGGCGACGGCGGGCCCCTGAACAACGCCTACGTGGCGGGCTGGTACCCGCCCGCGAGCTCGCGCGCCTGGGATGCGCTGCGCGCCGCCTCCTCCGGTGACAGCCGGATCGACGTCTCGGACCTAGCGGCGCAGACCACCTGGGTCGCGTACCAGGTGTTCCTGCAGGCCGCCGAGCGGCTCCGGGCCGCCGGCACGCCGCTGACCAGCCAGTCCCTGCGCGACCTGCTGGACAGCGGGGACTCGCTCAGAACCGGCGGCGTCACACCCTCGCTCAGCTGGGGCGAGATGCTGCCCAGCGCGGAGTCACCGCGCCTGGTCAACACCTGGGTCACCTACCAGCAGGTGAAGGCGAGCCAACTGACGGAGCAGCAGAGCGGCTTCCTGGACGTGCGCTGGGTGCTGACCGGGGGCAGGCCGCCGCAGTGA